A part of Arachis hypogaea cultivar Tifrunner chromosome 12, arahy.Tifrunner.gnm2.J5K5, whole genome shotgun sequence genomic DNA contains:
- the LOC112726464 gene encoding protein trichome birefringence-like 25, whose translation MVKKIMRSDPKQFSTMQMQNNVCVKIAVSFLCLGLAFRLLLPDSFSFSSSSSSSSSSSSSSMVMEETPPPMAEEKTESPVFHLPLEASSDSVDFSSNNNKSQSSQNGAEKCDLFVGEWVADKSGPMYTNESCNLIEHHQNCMKNGRSDSGYLYWRWSPRGCELPKFNPRKFLDFMRNKSFAFIGDSISRNHVQSLLCILSQVEPAVEIYHDKEYRSKIWKFPSHNFTLSVIWTPFLIKATIFEDMDGVSSSETQLHLDTLDTLWTKQYETFDFVLIGGGKWFLKTAIYHENNTIVGCHYCPGKNLTDFGFDYAYRKAIGLVLDFFVKSSHKATIFFRTTTPDHFENGEWFSGGYCNRTVPFKEGQIEMIDVDSTMRGIELEEFAKAVSSGSDKAAKLKLLDTTFLSLLRPDGHPGPYRQYQPFAKDKNAKVQNDCLHWCLPGPIDSWNDIIMEMLVNP comes from the exons ATGGTGAAGAAGATTATGAGGTCTGATCCAAAGCAATTTTCAACAATGCAAATGCAGAACAATGTTTGTGTTAAGATTGCAGTGTCATTCCTCTGTTTAGGTCTTGCTTTTCGGCTTCTATTGCCGGATTCATTCagcttttcatcatcatcatcatcatcatcatcatcatcatcatcatcaatggtGATGGAAGAAACTCCTCCTCCAATGGCAGAGGAAAAAACAGAGTCCCCTGTTTTTCATcttcctcttgaagcatcatctgATTCTGTTGATTTTTCATCAAACAACAACAAAAGCCAAAGCTCTCAAAATG gagCAGAAAAATGTGATCTATTTGTGGGAGAATGGGTGGCAGATAAATCTGGTCCAATGTACACAAATGAGAGTTGCAATTTGATTGAGCATCATCAAAATTGCATGAAAAATGGAAGGTCTGATTCAGGGTACCTTTATTGGAGGTGGAGTCCAAGAGGGTGTGAACTACCAAAGTTTAATCCAAGAAAGTTTCTTGATTTCATGAGAAATAAATCATTTGCTTTCATTGGTGATTCCATCTCACGCAACCATGTGCAATCCCTTCTTTGCATTCTATCTCAG GTAGAACCAGCTGTTGAGATCTACCATGACAAAGAATACAGATCAAAGATATGGAAATTCCCATCTCACAACTTCACACTCTCAGTAATATGGACTCCTTTTCTCATCAAAGCAACAATTTTTGAGGACATGGATGGAGTTTCCTCTTCAGAGACACAGCTTCATCTTGACACTCTTGACACCCTTTGGACTAAACAATATGAAacttttgattttgttttgattgGTGGCGGGAAATGGTTCCTCAAGACCGCGATTTACCACGAAAACAATACAATTGTTGGATGTCATTACTGTCCTGGAAAGAACCTAACTGATTTCGGATTTGACTATGCATACAGAAAGGCGATCGGGCTAGTTTTAGACTTCTTTGTGAAATCAAGTCACAAGGCGACAATTTTCTTCAGAACGACGACACCTGATCACTTTGAGAATGGCGAGTGGTTCAGTGGAGGGTATTGTAATAGAACAGTTCCTTTCAAAGAGGGTCAAATAGAAATGATTGATGTAGATTCCACCATGAGAGGTATTGAACTTGAAGAATTCGCGAAAGCAGTATCGTCAGGATCGGATAAAGCTGCGAAATTGAAACTTCTGGACACAACTTTTCTATCATTGTTGAGACCAGATGGTCATCCAGGACCATACAGACAGTACCAACCCTTTGCCAAAGATAAGAATGcaaaagttcaaaatgattgcTTACATTGGTGTTTGCCAGGACCAATTGATTCTTGGAATGACATAATAATGGAAATGTTAGTGAATCCTTAA
- the LOC112726466 gene encoding hydroquinone glucosyltransferase: MENQQQQSTTTLVTMMPSPGMGHLIPMIEFAKRLTHNDNTINVHFIIPCDGPPSAAQTTVLRSLPATISHTFLPPISLSDLPSDTKIEPLISLTVVRSLSSLRRTLASLASSGHRVSALVVDLFGTDAFDVADDLNIPSYVYYPSTSMLLSFSFYLPQLDQMVQGEYRDLIEPVQIPGCVPVHGKDLTDPVQDRNDEAYKWLLHHVNRFKRAAGFIENSFLELEPGALNELQKAESGKPPVYPVGPLVNVENGRTGDKDHECLRWLDDQPRGSVLFVCFGSGGTLSSAQIDELALGLEKSGQRFLWVVRSPNDKVANASYFNAQSQADPFDFLPKGFVERTKGMGLVVSSWAPQAQVLAHESIGGFITHCGWNSILESVVNGVPLIAWPLYAEQKMNAVLVTEDTKVALRPKIGENGLVEKEEIASVVKSLMEGEEGKKLRHRMKDLKEAATKTLGENGASTKQIVELANKWKGQTSV; the protein is encoded by the coding sequence ATGgaaaaccaacaacaacaatctACAACAACCTTAGTTACTATGATGCCAAGTCCTGGCATGGGACACCTTATTCCAATGATTGAGTTTGCCAAAAGGCTTACCCACAATGACAATACTATTAATGTTCATTTCATCATCCCTTGTGACGGCCCTCCTTCCGCCGCGCAAACCACCGTGCTCCGCTCCCTCCCGGCTACCATCTCCCACACTTTCCTCCCTCCAATTTCCCTCTCTGACCTCCCTTCAGACACCAAGATTGAGCCTCTTATCTCTCTCACCGTGGTTCGCTCCCTTTCTTCCTTACGTCGTACCCTCGCCTCCCTCGCCTCCTCCGGCCACCGTGTATCTGCCCTCGTCGTGGACCTCTTCGGCACCGACGCCTTCGACGTTGCCGATGACCTTAACATTCCCTCTTATGTGTACTACCCTTCAACTTCCATGCTCTTGTCCTTCTCCTTCTATTTACCACAATTAGACCAAATGGTTCAAGGTGAATATAGAGATCTAATTGAACCGGTTCAAATTCCGGGATGTGTTCCGGTTCATGGAAAGGACTTGACAGATCCGGTTCAAGACCGGAACGATGAAGCCTACAAGTGGTTACTCCACCATGTAAACCGGTTTAAAAGGGCAGCCGGATTTATAGAGAATAGTTTCCTTGAACTTGAACCGGGTGCTCTTAATGAGCTACAAAAGGCGGAATCAGGTAAGCCTCCGGTTTATCCGGTTGGACCATTGGTGAATGTTGAAAATGGTCGAACCGGTGATAAAGATCACGAGTGTTTGAGGTGGTTGGATGACCAGCCACGTGGCAGTGTTTTATTCGTTTGTTTCGGAAGTGGTGGGACCTTGTCTAGTGCCCAAATTGATGAGCTGGCACTAGGTTTGGAGAAAAGTGGACAAAGATTCTTGTGGGTTGTGAGAAGTCCAAATGACAAGGTTGCAAATGCATCTTATTTCAATGCTCAAAGCCAAGCTGACCCTTTTGACTTCTTGCCCAAAGGATTTGTTGAGAGAACTAAAGGGATGGGCCTAGTAGTATCATCTTGGGCCCCACAGGCCCAAGTCTTGGCCCATGAGTCCATTGGTGGGTTTATAACCCATTGTGGTTGGAACTCTATTTTAGAAAGTGTGGTCAATGGAGTACCCTTGATTGCATGGCCACTTTATGCTGAACAAAAAATGAATGCGGTTTTGGTCACCGAAGATACCAAGGTGGCATTGAGACCAAAAATTGGGGAAAATGGGTTGgtggaaaaagaagaaattgcTAGCGTTGTGAAGAGTTTAATGGAGGGTGAAGAGGGAAAGAAACTTCGTCATAGAATGAAGGATCTTAAAGAGGCAGCTACTAAAACTCTTGGAGAAAATGGAGCTTCAACAAAGCAAATTGTGGAGTTGGCTAACAAGTGGAAGGGTCAAACAAGTGTATAG